One region of Candidatus Rhabdochlamydia sp. T3358 genomic DNA includes:
- a CDS encoding cation-translocating P-type ATPase yields the protein MSNNPYLFDEFFASGKEESISPFLTPSSRKWGKHLSLKTAFISGILLLCSFVFSFFNPAFSNLCLLFVYFFSGTPALIGALEDIKNLEINIDVLMTLAALLSVLIGSGMEGALLLVLFELSGAMETLVTEKTKSALVSLHQIAPRFAYVVAEDGTIYERSVKDIPLKTILLIKAGEVVPLDSVVIKGSSFVNLSHLTGESRPVSKRLGDEVQAGAYNLDGTLTVEVTRTSSDSTLNRIIELITQAQEAKPRLQRFLDRFGKWYAMSIISLFIIFAITLPWIFSIPYLGAEGGIYRALSFLIAASPCALIIATPTAYLSAISSCARKGILLKGGIILDALTLCHAVAFDKTGTLTTGNLHCTKLEIIHPKQAPYSLEEGLQAAYGLEISAVHPIADAIISYAKEKQVKPLEILDFRSIPGSGLQGFVLLQNRKVPVYIGNSAFILPYLPKTFSPELFQKRTLNSYLLLENTLFLFHFTDTLRIQSKPLIDRLKNQNLHPIMLTGDKLEIAKDVAEQTGISTIYADLKPEDKLTKVAELSTSQGLIMVGDGINDAPALARATVGISMGTIGSATAIEASDIVFLNDDLSLLDWMIQKAHRTIAIVKQNITLALAVILLVTLPALLGLVPLWLAVIFHEGGTVLVGLNSLRLLRQ from the coding sequence ATGTCAAATAATCCTTATCTTTTTGATGAATTTTTCGCCTCGGGGAAAGAAGAGAGCATCAGTCCCTTCCTAACTCCTTCTTCGCGTAAATGGGGTAAACACCTCTCTTTAAAAACAGCTTTTATATCTGGAATATTGTTACTTTGTTCTTTTGTTTTTTCCTTTTTCAATCCCGCTTTTTCTAATCTCTGTCTTTTATTTGTCTATTTTTTTTCAGGAACCCCCGCTTTAATTGGAGCCTTAGAAGATATAAAAAATCTCGAAATTAATATCGATGTGCTAATGACTTTAGCAGCTCTTTTATCGGTATTAATAGGCAGTGGTATGGAAGGCGCTCTATTGCTTGTCTTATTTGAGTTATCTGGCGCTATGGAAACTTTGGTTACAGAAAAAACAAAAAGCGCTCTGGTTAGTTTGCATCAAATAGCTCCTAGATTTGCTTATGTAGTAGCAGAAGATGGAACCATTTACGAAAGATCTGTAAAAGATATCCCTCTTAAAACCATCCTACTGATCAAAGCAGGAGAAGTTGTTCCACTTGACTCCGTTGTTATTAAGGGTAGCTCTTTTGTAAATTTAAGCCATTTAACAGGAGAAAGCCGTCCTGTTAGTAAAAGATTAGGCGATGAAGTACAAGCAGGTGCTTATAATCTTGATGGGACTCTTACCGTAGAGGTTACTCGCACAAGTAGTGATTCTACATTAAATCGGATTATTGAACTCATTACTCAAGCTCAAGAAGCAAAACCCCGCCTACAACGCTTTTTAGATCGCTTTGGCAAATGGTATGCAATGAGCATTATTTCACTTTTTATCATTTTTGCAATCACACTACCTTGGATTTTTTCGATCCCTTATTTAGGGGCTGAAGGAGGAATCTACCGCGCACTATCTTTCTTAATTGCAGCTTCTCCTTGCGCATTAATCATAGCAACTCCAACAGCCTATTTAAGTGCAATCAGTAGCTGCGCTCGTAAAGGAATCTTACTTAAAGGAGGGATTATTTTAGATGCTCTTACCTTATGTCATGCTGTAGCCTTTGATAAAACAGGAACACTAACAACAGGAAATCTTCATTGCACCAAATTAGAAATAATCCATCCAAAACAGGCTCCATACTCTCTAGAAGAAGGACTACAAGCAGCTTATGGGTTAGAAATATCCGCTGTACATCCCATTGCAGACGCCATTATTTCTTATGCAAAAGAAAAGCAAGTTAAACCTTTAGAAATTTTAGATTTTAGGTCTATCCCAGGATCTGGTTTACAAGGCTTTGTTCTTTTACAAAACCGCAAAGTGCCTGTTTATATAGGTAATTCAGCATTTATTCTACCCTATTTACCTAAAACTTTTTCTCCTGAGCTCTTTCAAAAAAGAACACTAAATAGTTATCTTTTACTGGAAAATACTCTATTTCTTTTCCACTTTACCGATACTCTACGAATCCAATCAAAACCCTTGATTGACCGACTAAAAAACCAAAATCTTCATCCCATTATGCTTACAGGCGATAAGTTAGAAATTGCAAAAGATGTAGCTGAACAAACCGGCATTTCTACAATCTACGCGGACTTAAAACCCGAAGATAAATTGACTAAAGTAGCAGAGCTCTCCACTAGTCAAGGTCTTATTATGGTTGGTGATGGAATAAATGACGCTCCTGCCCTAGCAAGAGCCACCGTGGGTATTTCTATGGGAACAATAGGAAGCGCTACCGCAATTGAAGCATCGGATATTGTTTTTCTCAATGATGATCTTTCTTTACTCGATTGGATGATTCAAAAAGCCCACAGAACAATTGCTATTGTCAAACAAAACATCACTCTAGCTCTTGCTGTCATCCTACTAGTAACTCTTCCCGCCCTTTTAGGTTTGGTTCCCCTTTGGCTTGCGGTTATCTTCCACGAAGGAGGCACCGTTCTTGTAGGCTTAAATAGCTTAAGACTCCTTAGACAGTAA
- a CDS encoding VIT1/CCC1 transporter family protein, with protein sequence MSKHFKGKSVPEHLKEARKKGAILKAEIHGSEVPSHVIATTESMKLLAVTLLIGWLIQLSLQTLGLLSFGLILFIAARSALNGWSRMERLHRVIEEERFEIEHHRQQEREELSEIYEAKGFSGKLLEEVIDCLMADDNRLLQIMLEEELGLSLEQYEHPLKQSLFALLGALISTALCLIGYILSYSFGLPLAVFLITIFSTVLSARMENSSAWQRVVWNCAILVLVGGAIIFAQQFIKGI encoded by the coding sequence ATGTCCAAACATTTTAAGGGAAAGTCAGTCCCAGAACATCTGAAAGAAGCGCGCAAAAAAGGAGCCATTCTCAAAGCTGAAATACATGGATCAGAAGTTCCTTCTCATGTAATTGCTACAACGGAAAGCATGAAATTGCTTGCAGTAACACTTTTGATCGGATGGCTCATTCAACTATCTTTGCAAACACTCGGATTACTCTCTTTTGGCCTGATTTTATTTATAGCAGCGCGTAGTGCTTTAAACGGCTGGTCTCGAATGGAAAGATTACATCGCGTTATTGAAGAAGAGCGTTTTGAAATTGAACATCATAGGCAGCAAGAGAGAGAAGAGCTCTCTGAAATCTATGAAGCAAAAGGCTTTTCCGGTAAATTGCTCGAAGAAGTGATCGACTGTCTAATGGCTGATGATAATCGTCTTTTACAGATTATGTTAGAAGAAGAATTAGGACTTTCTTTAGAGCAATACGAACACCCGCTCAAACAAAGCTTGTTTGCTCTATTAGGAGCTCTAATAAGCACGGCCCTTTGTTTAATAGGTTATATTCTATCCTATTCATTTGGGCTGCCTCTAGCAGTTTTTTTAATAACGATTTTCTCCACTGTGCTTTCTGCTCGAATGGAAAATAGTTCAGCTTGGCAAAGAGTCGTATGGAACTGCGCCATATTGGTTCTTGTTGGTGGTGCTATTATATTTGCTCAACAGTTCATCAAAGGCATCTGA
- a CDS encoding M18 family aminopeptidase produces the protein MTHILADLKVFLETAPTSWHAVQEIGNRLALHNFQPLEDIDKWKLKPGGKYFTIRGGSLCAFSLPKKPPKQALILASHTDSCALKLKPLPSYLLQNMTSFGVEVYGSPLLSSWLNRDLVLAGRVVVLNEDQQPEENLVILDDATFMIPQLAIHLDREINEKGVILNKQEHLCPLVSVSSQEENILEKLLRRQLSFQKLLSFDLFLVPQEPARFIGLNNEMLASYRIDNLLSAHASLAALVSCKNPSSDQLQMALFLDHEEVGSHSLEGAGSSFLQDLLQRISYHLELDVEALIRMKNHSLCLSIDMAHALNPNYIDKHDPHHQPLLNKGIVIKYNANQKYASQAISVAPIVHACHNLNLNYQSFVSRSDLPCGSTIGPIMAANLGINTIDIGCPQLSMHSTRELIACQDYLDLLHLLSYLVQEG, from the coding sequence ATGACACACATTTTAGCTGATTTAAAAGTTTTTTTAGAAACAGCACCTACTTCTTGGCATGCTGTTCAGGAAATAGGTAATCGTTTAGCCCTTCATAACTTTCAGCCTTTAGAAGATATCGACAAATGGAAATTGAAACCAGGTGGTAAATATTTTACCATAAGAGGAGGAAGTTTGTGCGCTTTTTCTCTACCTAAAAAACCTCCTAAACAAGCTCTTATTCTTGCTTCACACACGGACAGCTGCGCTCTTAAACTCAAACCACTTCCTAGCTATCTTTTGCAAAATATGACCTCATTTGGTGTTGAAGTATACGGCAGCCCTCTTCTTTCTTCCTGGTTAAATCGCGATCTGGTTTTAGCAGGAAGAGTAGTCGTTCTAAATGAGGATCAACAACCAGAAGAAAACTTAGTGATTTTAGACGATGCTACTTTTATGATTCCACAGCTTGCCATCCATTTAGATCGCGAAATAAATGAAAAAGGAGTGATTTTAAACAAACAAGAACACTTATGCCCTCTTGTCAGCGTATCTAGCCAAGAAGAAAACATCTTAGAAAAGTTATTAAGGCGTCAACTCTCTTTTCAAAAGCTGCTTTCCTTCGATCTTTTTTTAGTCCCACAAGAACCTGCGCGTTTTATAGGATTAAATAATGAAATGCTCGCCTCATATCGAATAGATAACTTACTCAGCGCTCATGCTTCTTTAGCCGCTTTAGTCTCTTGTAAAAATCCAAGCTCTGATCAGCTGCAAATGGCACTTTTTTTAGATCATGAAGAAGTAGGATCTCATAGTTTAGAAGGCGCTGGCTCTTCTTTTCTACAAGATCTATTGCAACGTATCTCTTACCATCTAGAATTAGACGTAGAAGCGCTAATACGCATGAAAAATCACTCTCTTTGCCTTTCCATTGATATGGCTCATGCTCTAAACCCCAATTATATAGATAAACACGACCCACACCACCAGCCGCTTTTAAATAAAGGGATTGTCATTAAATACAATGCAAATCAAAAATATGCTTCCCAGGCAATTTCTGTAGCTCCTATTGTACATGCTTGCCATAATTTAAATCTTAACTACCAATCTTTTGTATCTAGGTCTGATCTTCCCTGTGGAAGCACCATTGGTCCTATCATGGCCGCTAATCTAGGAATTAATACAATCGATATTGGATGTCCTCAACTTTCTATGCACTCGACCCGGGAATTAATTGCTTGTCAAGATTACCTCGATCTGTTGCACTTGCTTAGCTATTTGGTTCAAGAGGGATAG
- a CDS encoding MFS transporter: MRLFPVLLTVFIDSLGFGLVYPIFSVLLMNPEQGFLPVNTSLAMRGWLFGLLVSGFCLGQFFGGPILGALSDYKGRKKILLLTLWLAASTYALTAIGIILESIIIIFISRLLGGVAAGNWSVAQTVIVDTSTEKEKTKNFGLLGMAWGTGFVIGPYLGGKLSDPSVCAIFSLTTPFLAASFLCLLNIVLLLLRMQESLPAIQYTKISLNIGIQQLKEAFTSDKLRSLFLTMFIFCIGWGFFTEFCPIFLIRKFHFSGSEIANFYASIGLWIAFCQGLIIRPFLRWFSPNALILTALLGMGCTLIIMAFIEVKFFLYCMLPALAFFEALLFPSATTIVSNVSDKQSQGHVLGIYNSVQWAGIGLTPLFSGSFVAIYPYLPLAVGAMSMFFALIIFVANNRPKILSIKK, from the coding sequence ATGCGTTTATTCCCTGTATTATTAACTGTCTTTATCGATAGCTTAGGCTTTGGACTGGTCTATCCGATTTTTTCTGTGTTGCTCATGAATCCTGAACAAGGATTTTTACCTGTAAATACTTCGCTTGCTATGCGAGGCTGGTTATTTGGATTACTAGTTTCAGGTTTTTGTTTGGGACAGTTTTTTGGCGGACCTATTTTAGGGGCTCTATCCGATTACAAAGGGCGTAAAAAAATTTTATTGCTCACATTGTGGCTTGCTGCATCTACTTATGCATTGACTGCTATCGGAATTATTCTTGAGAGTATCATTATCATTTTTATCTCACGATTATTAGGAGGTGTAGCTGCTGGTAATTGGTCTGTGGCTCAAACAGTAATTGTAGATACCAGCACGGAGAAAGAAAAAACCAAGAACTTTGGTTTGTTGGGAATGGCATGGGGAACAGGATTTGTTATAGGGCCTTATCTAGGAGGCAAGCTTTCAGACCCTTCTGTATGTGCTATTTTTAGTTTGACTACCCCTTTTTTGGCAGCCTCTTTTCTCTGTTTGCTTAATATTGTTCTTTTACTATTAAGAATGCAAGAAAGCCTGCCAGCCATTCAGTATACCAAAATCAGTTTAAACATTGGTATTCAACAGCTTAAAGAGGCTTTTACCTCTGATAAACTACGTAGCTTATTCTTAACGATGTTTATTTTTTGTATCGGTTGGGGCTTTTTTACGGAGTTTTGTCCTATTTTCTTAATTCGAAAATTTCACTTTAGTGGATCTGAAATTGCTAATTTTTATGCAAGTATTGGTCTTTGGATTGCTTTCTGCCAAGGGCTTATTATTCGTCCTTTCTTAAGATGGTTCTCTCCTAATGCGCTTATTTTAACTGCTTTACTTGGAATGGGTTGTACTCTAATAATCATGGCTTTTATAGAGGTTAAATTTTTTCTTTACTGTATGCTACCGGCACTTGCTTTTTTTGAGGCTTTGCTTTTTCCATCCGCAACGACGATTGTCTCAAACGTGAGCGATAAACAATCACAAGGGCATGTCTTAGGCATTTACAATTCAGTGCAGTGGGCAGGAATCGGCTTGACTCCTCTTTTTTCAGGTTCTTTTGTGGCAATCTATCCTTATCTTCCTTTAGCTGTGGGAGCTATGTCTATGTTTTTTGCTCTTATTATATTTGTAGCAAATAATAGACCAAAGATCTTATCTATTAAAAAATAA
- a CDS encoding UPF0158 family protein, with protein MSKYPQAQNPLLLRYHRLMDAFAKSDDERDFYLDKVEGFIVYVDLDKGEKELADLDKEISVHNKRYALLPKMTFYETKKFMEGFINEKVYDIDTKEKLLDIIQSREARDNFLEFIYDHHTELEKWQQYYVERSRIRIIEWLRLQEILFVFEEDLDLNKNMMEKLKRYLFDVKVSKDIAAVREALYVKAKTYYSNEALNPRPKRGRPPKQVAKVEIEPQVTVDMYTMVPSCCRTFLYLPDITNAASITFSAKFDTEAQLLASLRGSSRIKVDTKLQALSERLESLRHLSTRLTTPADSSSLASQGVKHLKQVTPEATVSAHQPENKKSSISEVVKDLLPSRKKSADPAKKKGETKTVTQIRKPHRKG; from the coding sequence ATGTCAAAATACCCACAGGCACAAAATCCACTTTTGCTCCGGTATCACCGTCTAATGGATGCTTTTGCTAAATCAGATGACGAACGTGATTTTTATCTAGATAAGGTAGAAGGGTTTATTGTTTATGTTGATTTAGATAAAGGAGAAAAAGAATTAGCTGATCTTGACAAAGAGATTAGCGTTCATAATAAACGTTATGCACTCTTACCAAAAATGACTTTTTATGAAACAAAAAAGTTTATGGAAGGGTTTATTAATGAAAAGGTGTACGACATCGATACCAAAGAGAAATTACTAGACATCATTCAATCTAGAGAAGCTCGCGATAATTTTTTGGAGTTTATCTATGATCACCACACAGAATTAGAGAAGTGGCAACAATATTATGTAGAGCGCTCTCGGATTCGTATTATTGAGTGGTTGCGTCTTCAGGAAATCTTATTTGTATTTGAAGAAGATTTAGATTTAAACAAAAACATGATGGAAAAGTTAAAACGATATCTATTTGATGTGAAAGTTTCAAAAGATATAGCAGCTGTACGAGAAGCTTTATATGTAAAAGCAAAAACCTATTATTCAAATGAAGCATTAAATCCTCGTCCTAAACGGGGGCGTCCTCCCAAACAAGTTGCTAAAGTAGAAATAGAACCTCAGGTAACTGTTGATATGTATACAATGGTTCCCTCTTGCTGCCGAACCTTTTTATACTTGCCAGATATTACCAATGCAGCAAGCATTACTTTTTCTGCTAAATTTGATACGGAAGCGCAATTGCTCGCTAGCCTTAGAGGGAGTTCTCGTATTAAAGTGGATACTAAACTACAAGCGCTTTCGGAAAGATTGGAATCGCTGCGTCATTTATCCACGCGTCTAACCACTCCAGCAGATAGTTCTAGTTTAGCAAGCCAAGGCGTCAAGCACTTAAAGCAGGTCACGCCCGAAGCAACAGTCTCTGCACATCAACCAGAAAATAAGAAAAGCTCTATTTCAGAAGTTGTTAAAGACTTGCTTCCTTCTCGAAAAAAATCTGCAGATCCAGCAAAGAAAAAAGGTGAAACAAAGACAGTTACACAGATCCGCAAACCACATAGAAAAGGGTAA
- a CDS encoding thiamine pyrophosphate-dependent enzyme, whose protein sequence is MTQQLFCQDLTRAIKTLEVIYRTRFADEKMKKLIRQNKGGTFHLCTAGHEMVGAVAALALVPGKDWGLAYYRDRGFAIGIGCTLTEIIAASLARDIPHHSSGRMMPEHFSHKELRLPCQSSCVGSQFLQAVGVAKARQLLQKDDVVYVSAGDGATSQGDFHEALNFSLLHKLAVIFVIQDNGFAISVPVKDQTAGGSITYMAEGYPGLSVFDVDGGDYEELIKAFDAAVQKARSAQGPSLIVAKVPRIGPHSSSDDQNKYRTIDCIANDQAKDILPRMENYLAGLGVSIDEMQQMKSRCFEEVENAAVEADQIPFPSADTATDHVFKKSITQDFQLQKTSKCPLESIVMMDALNHALDEEMHHDSNVVVFGQDVALGKGGVFGITRSLTEKHGISRCFNSPLAESSIIGIALGMSIAGIRPVVEIQFADYMWTGVNQLFNELSSFHYRSNAEWNCPVTIRMPYGGYIQGGPYHSQSVEAVLAHIPGLKVVIPSNAADAKRLLKMAIRDPNPVVFLEHKALYRQRVFCASLEPSEEELQAFGVAKYVRKGTDLTIVCWGMMVFMASQVADRLLQEGISVEVIDLRTIVPLDLDLIVQSIKKTGKLLIAHEAVRTCGFGAEIAALIAEEAFDLLDAPIKRITAKDCPVPYCKQLEDAVLPQIEDLEQAIRQLAQF, encoded by the coding sequence ATGACGCAGCAACTTTTTTGCCAGGATCTGACAAGAGCCATTAAAACTTTAGAAGTGATTTATCGAACAAGGTTTGCCGATGAAAAAATGAAAAAATTGATTCGTCAAAATAAAGGCGGTACTTTTCATTTATGTACTGCAGGGCACGAAATGGTAGGAGCTGTGGCTGCATTAGCATTGGTTCCAGGTAAAGATTGGGGATTAGCGTATTATCGAGATCGGGGCTTTGCTATAGGGATTGGTTGTACGCTCACAGAAATTATCGCAGCTTCCTTGGCGCGAGATATACCTCATCATTCTTCTGGGCGAATGATGCCGGAACATTTTTCTCATAAAGAGCTGCGTTTACCTTGTCAGTCTAGTTGTGTAGGATCACAATTTTTACAGGCTGTAGGTGTTGCAAAGGCAAGACAGTTGCTTCAAAAGGACGATGTTGTTTATGTGTCTGCTGGAGATGGAGCTACTTCTCAAGGAGATTTTCACGAAGCGTTAAATTTTTCCCTTTTACACAAACTAGCGGTTATTTTTGTTATTCAAGATAATGGGTTTGCCATCTCTGTTCCTGTAAAAGATCAAACAGCAGGGGGCTCTATTACCTATATGGCAGAAGGCTATCCAGGTCTTTCTGTTTTTGATGTTGATGGAGGAGATTACGAAGAACTCATTAAAGCATTTGATGCAGCTGTGCAAAAAGCAAGAAGTGCTCAAGGACCAAGTCTTATTGTAGCCAAGGTCCCTCGGATAGGCCCGCACAGCAGTAGTGATGATCAAAATAAGTATAGAACGATTGATTGCATTGCAAACGATCAAGCTAAAGATATTTTGCCTCGTATGGAAAACTATTTGGCAGGACTGGGAGTTTCTATCGATGAAATGCAGCAAATGAAAAGCCGCTGTTTTGAAGAAGTGGAAAACGCTGCAGTAGAAGCAGATCAAATTCCCTTTCCCAGTGCAGATACAGCAACCGATCATGTTTTTAAAAAGAGTATTACTCAAGATTTTCAATTACAAAAAACCTCCAAGTGTCCGTTAGAGAGCATTGTAATGATGGATGCGTTAAACCATGCTTTAGACGAGGAAATGCACCATGATTCAAATGTTGTTGTTTTCGGTCAAGATGTAGCCCTTGGAAAGGGCGGAGTATTTGGAATTACCCGCAGCTTAACAGAAAAACATGGGATTTCCCGCTGTTTTAATTCGCCTCTTGCAGAGTCTAGCATTATAGGTATTGCTTTGGGGATGTCAATAGCAGGAATTCGTCCTGTTGTAGAGATTCAGTTTGCGGATTATATGTGGACGGGTGTTAACCAGCTTTTTAATGAGCTATCTAGTTTCCATTATCGCTCTAATGCAGAATGGAATTGCCCTGTTACCATTCGTATGCCATATGGAGGATATATTCAAGGAGGCCCTTATCATTCACAGAGCGTTGAAGCTGTTCTAGCTCACATTCCAGGGTTAAAAGTAGTCATCCCCAGTAATGCGGCTGATGCAAAAAGGCTCTTAAAAATGGCCATTCGTGATCCTAATCCTGTTGTGTTTCTTGAACACAAAGCTCTTTATCGCCAAAGGGTTTTCTGTGCTAGCCTCGAGCCTTCAGAAGAAGAATTACAGGCCTTTGGCGTAGCCAAATATGTTCGGAAGGGAACCGATTTAACAATTGTTTGTTGGGGGATGATGGTTTTTATGGCTTCTCAAGTTGCAGATCGCCTCTTACAAGAAGGAATTTCTGTAGAAGTTATTGACCTAAGAACTATAGTTCCTCTTGATCTTGATCTAATTGTACAGTCTATTAAAAAAACTGGTAAATTACTAATCGCTCATGAAGCTGTTCGCACTTGTGGTTTTGGTGCTGAAATTGCGGCTCTTATAGCAGAAGAGGCTTTTGATTTACTAGATGCACCTATTAAGCGTATTACAGCAAAAGATTGTCCTGTTCCTTATTGTAAACAGTTAGAAGATGCTGTATTGCCTCAAATAGAAGATTTAGAGCAAGCTATACGTCAACTTGCTCAGTTTTAA
- a CDS encoding MBL fold metallo-hydrolase, whose amino-acid sequence MIGFCPLASGSKGNCLYIGTEKTKLLIDAGIGIKVLEERLRLIGVNLHQIDAVIITHEHTDHIKGLERLTCKGQIPVFVNSDTACAITSYVKKTPRFKIFSTGEYFSFGDIEILPFSIPHDAADPVGFTIHLEGLKVGICADLGFVSTSIIQVLKECDYLYVEANHQPSMVYASARPAIYKQRVLGRQGHLSNEECSSLIEQIFHPNLKQIYLAHLSSECNHPDKALETVQKKLRFLQADTKVCIAFQEHCSQPVLF is encoded by the coding sequence ATGATTGGTTTTTGTCCGCTTGCGTCTGGCTCTAAAGGTAATTGTCTATATATTGGAACGGAGAAGACAAAACTTTTAATCGATGCTGGAATTGGTATCAAGGTCCTCGAAGAGAGATTAAGATTAATCGGTGTGAATTTACATCAAATTGATGCAGTTATCATCACCCATGAGCACACAGATCATATTAAAGGCTTAGAGCGTCTAACTTGTAAAGGTCAAATTCCTGTATTTGTGAATAGTGATACAGCTTGTGCTATTACTTCTTATGTCAAGAAAACTCCTCGCTTTAAGATTTTTTCCACAGGAGAATATTTTTCATTTGGAGACATTGAAATTCTTCCCTTTTCTATTCCCCATGATGCGGCAGATCCAGTAGGATTTACGATTCATTTAGAGGGGTTAAAAGTAGGCATTTGTGCAGATTTGGGATTTGTTTCTACTTCTATTATTCAAGTCTTAAAGGAATGTGATTATTTATATGTAGAGGCTAATCATCAACCTTCGATGGTTTATGCAAGTGCGCGCCCTGCTATTTATAAACAAAGGGTCTTAGGGCGTCAGGGACATCTTTCCAATGAGGAATGTAGCTCTTTAATTGAGCAGATCTTTCATCCAAATCTTAAACAGATCTACTTAGCACATCTTTCTAGTGAATGTAATCATCCTGATAAAGCACTGGAAACCGTGCAAAAAAAGCTTAGGTTCTTACAGGCAGATACTAAGGTGTGCATCGCTTTTCAAGAGCATTGTAGTCAACCTGTTTTGTTTTAA
- a CDS encoding response regulator produces MSRKESKKILLADSDRELHQSIKQAREKEPYHFEFAATGTEALEKMQHFQPDLVLVELMLPHIHGIEILKRIRMDSKPIGVILLADHVMMQDYQAALRNGCDYFLEKPFSLTSFFSILSHFFKGNLLPIPFKTQERSASHAYLPKAHSNRSYLKFWGTRGSNGVSGSSYVHFGGNTCCLELRHGKDLLIIDAGNGIRALGLHLTQIDSIKDIHLLISHTHWDHVSGFPFFAPLYDPSYRIHIWAPIGFDKTIHDLFAEMLIHSLFPVNLEEIKAQLIFKNIYEGIPFQIGSFEIDTHYALHPGATLCFKITCAKTTFGYATDNEFLMGYHGKPQVITSSHSLLKGYSSLISFFKGCNFLVHEAQYTPSEYQYKVGWGHSSVANASVLIKHTDTSHWIVTHHDPMHTDENLLHKIQLHKDVLIDCNIDCHFEMAFDGLLLPL; encoded by the coding sequence ATGAGCAGAAAAGAGTCTAAAAAAATTCTCTTGGCTGATTCTGATCGAGAACTACATCAAAGTATTAAACAAGCTAGAGAAAAAGAGCCGTATCATTTCGAATTCGCAGCAACTGGTACAGAAGCTTTGGAAAAAATGCAACATTTCCAGCCTGATCTAGTGCTTGTAGAGCTCATGCTACCCCATATTCACGGAATCGAAATCTTAAAAAGAATCCGGATGGATTCCAAGCCAATAGGCGTTATTCTCTTAGCAGATCATGTAATGATGCAAGATTATCAAGCAGCTTTAAGAAATGGCTGCGATTATTTTCTAGAAAAACCTTTCTCTCTAACCTCTTTTTTTTCTATTTTATCGCACTTTTTTAAAGGAAACCTCCTTCCTATCCCCTTTAAAACGCAAGAGCGTAGTGCATCTCATGCTTATTTACCCAAAGCTCATTCTAATCGCTCTTACCTCAAGTTTTGGGGAACTCGTGGCTCTAATGGCGTATCTGGTTCTTCTTATGTTCATTTTGGAGGAAATACCTGTTGTTTAGAGCTACGACATGGTAAAGATTTACTGATTATCGATGCGGGTAATGGTATTCGTGCATTAGGGCTGCATTTAACGCAAATAGATTCTATAAAAGATATCCATTTGTTGATCAGTCATACACACTGGGATCATGTTTCCGGTTTTCCCTTCTTTGCTCCCTTATATGATCCTAGTTATCGTATTCATATCTGGGCTCCTATTGGTTTTGATAAAACCATTCACGACTTATTTGCAGAAATGTTAATCCATTCTCTATTTCCCGTAAATTTAGAAGAAATTAAAGCTCAGCTGATTTTTAAAAATATTTATGAAGGAATTCCCTTTCAAATTGGCTCTTTTGAAATTGATACACATTATGCTCTGCATCCAGGGGCTACATTATGTTTTAAAATTACCTGTGCAAAAACCACTTTTGGATATGCTACCGATAATGAGTTTTTAATGGGGTATCACGGAAAGCCACAAGTAATTACTTCTTCTCATTCTTTATTAAAAGGATACTCAAGCTTAATTTCCTTTTTTAAAGGATGCAATTTTCTAGTTCATGAAGCACAATATACTCCTTCAGAATACCAATATAAGGTGGGCTGGGGACACTCCTCTGTTGCAAATGCCTCTGTTCTTATCAAACATACAGATACCTCTCATTGGATTGTTACTCATCATGATCCTATGCATACAGATGAAAATTTATTGCATAAAATTCAACTGCACAAAGATGTCTTAATTGATTGCAATATCGATTGTCATTTTGAAATGGCCTTTGATGGACTCTTACTGCCGCTTTAA